A window of the Lepus europaeus isolate LE1 chromosome 5, mLepTim1.pri, whole genome shotgun sequence genome harbors these coding sequences:
- the NCMAP gene encoding noncompact myelin-associated protein isoform X2, producing MTTATPLGDTTFFSLNMTTRGEDFLYKSSGAIVAAIVVVVIIIFTVVLILLKMYNRKMRMRRGLEPKGPKPSAPSAPDPNSNSSQHPATVTFGPVDVHVET from the exons ATGACCACAGCCACCCCTCTGGGGGACACCACCTTCTTCTCATTGAACATGACCACGCGGGGAGAGGACTTCCTGTATAAGA GTTCCGGAGCCATTGTTGCTGCCATCGTGGTGGTTGTCATCATCATCTTCACCGTGGTTCTGATCCTGCTGAAGATGTACAACAG GAAAATGAGGATGAGGCGGGGGCTGGAGCCCAAGGGCCCCAAGCCAAGTGCCCCTTCCGCCCCGGACCCAAACAGCAACAGCAGCCAGCACCCTGCCACGGTGACCTTCGGCCCAGTGGACGTCCATGTGGAGACCTGA
- the NCMAP gene encoding noncompact myelin-associated protein isoform X1, whose protein sequence is MTTATPLGDTTFFSLNMTTRGEDFLYKSSGAIVAAIVVVVIIIFTVVLILLKMYNRYEMPGALLLSGPPATSERTGTSACGRPSRTRGVREPPAKALSLPGSSSRSALPEKAHGDQALYPWRTAVF, encoded by the exons ATGACCACAGCCACCCCTCTGGGGGACACCACCTTCTTCTCATTGAACATGACCACGCGGGGAGAGGACTTCCTGTATAAGA GTTCCGGAGCCATTGTTGCTGCCATCGTGGTGGTTGTCATCATCATCTTCACCGTGGTTCTGATCCTGCTGAAGATGTACAACAGGTACGAGATGCCCGGGGCCCTGCTGCTGTCCGGGCCTCCAGCCACATCCGAACGAACGGGAACTAGCGCCTGTGGGAGGCCGTCGAGGACCCGGGGCGTCCGTGAGCCACCAGCAAAGGCTCTCTCCCTTCCCGGGTCCTCCTCGAGGTCTGCTCTGCCGGAGAAAGCTCACGGTGACCAAGCACTCTACCCTTGGAGAACTGCGGTGTTTTAG